A section of the Fusarium falciforme chromosome 8, complete sequence genome encodes:
- a CDS encoding Very-long-chain 3-oxoacyl-CoA reductase, with protein MDAISDFFQRVPQPLQWSLAGIGALVLGSKLLSYLQLVLSAFVLGGTNLRKYGKPGTWAVVTGASDGLGKEYALQLAAKGFNLVLVSRTLSKLESLAAEIQEKFPGKGLEIKSLAMDFSQNNDADYERLAELIQGLDVGILINNVGQSHSIPVSFLETAKEELQNIITINCIGTLRVTQTVAPILKQRKRGLILTMGSFGGWTPTPYLATYSGSKAFLQQWSNALSSELADDNVDVYLVLSHLVTTAMSKVRRPSLLVPNARNFVKAALGKVGLGGYQTAPNTYTPWWSHSFMLWLIENVPGVNSPITIYYNKKMHVDIRRRALRKAAREAKKQ; from the exons ATGGACGCCATTTCTGATTTCTTTCAGCGCGTGCCGCAGCCTCTTCAGTGGAGTCTTGCTGGTATTGGTGCCCTCGTGCTCGGCTCCAAGCTGTTGAGCTATCTCCAGCTCGTCCTCAGCGCCTTCGTTCTGGGAGGCACCAAC CTCCGAAAGTATGGCAAGCCTGGCACCTGGGCTGTCGTGACCGGCGCCTCTGATGGCCTGGGCAAGGAGTACGCTCTTCAGCTCGCCGCTAAGGGCTtcaacctcgtcctcgttTCCCGAACTCTGTCGAAGCTAGAGTCTCTGGCTGCCGAGATCCAGGAAAAGTTCCCCGGAAAGGGCCTTGAGATTAAGAGCCTTGCCATGGATTTCTCCCAGAACAACGACGCCGACTACGAGCGCCTGGCCGAGCTTATCCAAGGTCTGGACGTTGGTATCTTGATCAACAATGTCGGCCAGAGCCATAGCATTCCCGTTTCCTTCCTGGAGACTGCGAAGGAGGAGCTCCAGAACATCATCACTATCAACTGTATCGGCACACTTCGGGTTACCCAGACTGTCGCTCCTATCTTGAAGCAGCGAAAGCGTGGCCTTATTCTGACCATGGGCTCTTTCGGCGGCTGGACTCCTACACCCTACCTGGCCACCTACTCTGGTAGCAAGGCTTTCCTTCAGCAGTGGAGCAACGCCCTGTCTTCGGAGCTTGCTGATGACAACGTCGATGTTTACCTTGTTCTGAGCCATCTCGTCACCACGGCCATGAGCAAGGTCCGCCGCCCCAGTCTGCTTGTCCCCAATGCTCGCAACTTTGTCAAGGCCGCACTTGGAAAGGTTGGCCTGGGTGGCTACCAGACTGCCCCCAACACCTACACACCTTGGTGGAGCCACTCCTTTATGCTCTGGCTGATTGAGAACGTTCCTGGTGTCAACAGCCCCATCACCATTTACTACAATAAGAAGATGCACGTGGACATCCGACGGAGGGCTCTGCGCAAGGCGGCTCGGGAGGCTAAGAAGCAGTAA
- a CDS encoding Galactose-1-phosphate uridylyltransferase, translating into MPDQILDDISHRRYNPLTDSWLLVSPHRTKRPWQGQQEAAVAGSLPEYDPKCYLCPGNTRAAGGQNPAYDTTFAFVNDYSAVKAEQPDYEGESSSDDLESLLLRAQGVKGVCYVITFSPKHHVTLADMTPKEIVPVIEHWTRIYANHLAASSPLAAEAEKLTISMPKDAAPIPEEEYRYMQIFENKGAAMGCSNPHPHCQVWTTSTLPEEPGKELVQMTKYRAQHEGRHLLGDYVKLELEKEERVVWQNEGFVIVCPWWAVWPFEVLILPKRHIRALVDFKPEERLQFAEAIQEVSRRYDNLFECNFPYSSGLHQAPLSGTPEEVENAYFHMHFYPPLLRSATVKKFLVGYELMAEPQRDITPEQATVRLRNCGGELYRKNL; encoded by the exons ATGCCTGATCAGATCCTCGACGACATATCTCACCGCAGGTATAATCCACTGACGGATTCCTGGCTTCTTGTGTCTCCCCACCGGACGAAGCGGCCCTGGCA GGGCCAGCAAGAGGCTGCTGTCGCAGGCTCACTTCCTGAATATGATCCTAAG TGCTATCTTTGCCCAGGAAACACACGCGCTGCTGGAGGCCAAAACCCAGCTTACGACACGACCTTTGCCTTTGTCAACGATTACAGCGCTGTAAAGGCGGAACAGCCAGACTACGAAGGCGAGTCCTCGTCAGATGACCTGGAATCTCTGCTCCTGCGGGCGCAGGGAGTCAAGGGCGTCTGTTATGTTATCACCTTCTCCCCAAAGCATCATGTCACGTTGGCCGACATGACGCCCAAAGAGATCGTGCCTGTTATCGAGCATTGGACTCGCATTTACGCCAACCACCTGGCGGCATCCAGCCCGCTCGCGGcggaggccgagaagctgaCCATCTCCATGCCCAAGGATGCCGCTCCTATCCCAGAGGAGGAGTATCGCTACATGCAAATCTTTGAGAACAAGGGCGCAGCTATGGGCTGCTCGAACCCCCACCCTCATTGTCAGGTCTGGACAACTTCTACTTTGCCAGAGGAGCCTGGTAAGGAGCTGGTGCAGATGACCAAGTACCGAGCTCAACACGAGGGCCGACATCTCCTGGGTGATTATGTCAAGCTGGAGTTGGAAAAGGAGGAGCGCGTTGTCTGGCAGAACGAGGGCTTTGTCATCGTCTGCCCTTGGTGGGCTGTCTGGCCTTTCGAAGTCCTCATCCTTCCAAAGCGACACATCCGAGCCCTCGTCGACTTTAAGCCTGAGGAACGGCTCCAGTTTGCTGAGGCGATCCAAGAGGTAAGCCGAAGATACGACAACCTTTTTGAGTGCAACTTCCCCTACAGCTCTGGACTTCACCAGGCCCCTCTCAGCGGGACGCCAGAGGAGGTGGAAAACGCCTACTTCCATATGCACTTTTACCCACCTCTGCTGCGCTCGGCCACGGTCAAAAAGTTCCTCGTCGGCTACGAACTCATGGCTGAGCCGCAGCGTGACATTACGCCTGAGCAGGCCACGGTCCGCCTGCGCAACTGCGGAGGAGAGCTGTATCGAAAGAATCTCTAG